One genomic window of Cannabis sativa cultivar Pink pepper isolate KNU-18-1 chromosome 2, ASM2916894v1, whole genome shotgun sequence includes the following:
- the LOC115720288 gene encoding zinc finger BED domain-containing protein RICESLEEPER 2-like, with amino-acid sequence MTATKSNVDSEKNETKRKLTLFVWNHFKKQKINEVDKAVCNYCQKKLGGSSKNRTTHLRDHFNICPLRKHRDIKQSILNPRKKKDGSTSLAAHNFDQECSRHKLAKMIILHERDILKIYENEKTKTKNSITDNCSRVAITNDMWISNNQKRGYMVVTAHYIDDSWNLHNRIIRFIYVTAPHTAKLLAKVLMECLVEWSLERKLSTLTLDNCTVNIAMMDQMKEKLKNASLLMKGELVHMKCSAHILNLIVQQGLGAIQCAIETICESVVFWIGTPKRVEKFEEAKKGLSCASNKKLVLDCKTRWNSTYLMLTSAIVYKDVFSRLIHTEKNYKREPSERDWLLAKVMCEKLKFFYHVTEMFSGTKYPTTNLFFSKICDIWLLLKECLKSSYDEIRIMASNMMDKFEQY; translated from the exons ATGACAGCAACCAAATCAAATGTTGATAGCGAGAAAAATGAAACGAAGAGAAAACTGACTCTCTTTGTCTGGAATCATTTTAAGAAGCAAAAAATTAATGAAGTTGACAAAGCTGTTTGCAACTATTGTCAAAAAAAATTAGGAGGATCAAGCAAAAATAGAACAACACATTTGCGTGATCATTTCAACATATGTCCTCTTAGGAAGCATCGAGATATAAAACAATCAATCTTAAATCCTCgtaagaagaaggatggaagtACTTCACTTGCTGCTCACAACTTTGATCAAGAGTGTTCAAGACACAAACTTGCTAAAATGATTATTTTACATGA GAGGGATATATTGAAGATATATGAGAATGAGAAGACCAAGACAAAGAACTCAATTACTGACAATTGTAGTAGAGTTGCAATCACAAATGACATGTGGATATCAAATAATCAAAAGAGAGGGTATATGGTGGTGACTGCACATTATATTGATGATTCATGGAATTTGCACAATCGAATTATTAG GTTTATATATGTGACTGCCCCTCATACTGCTAAGCTATTAGCAAAAGTATTGATGGAGTGTTTAGTTGAATGGTCTCTTGAACGTAAGTTGTCTACTCTTACTTTAGATAATTGTACTGTGAATATTGCTATGATGgatcaaatgaaagaaaaattgaaaaatgctTCTTTACTAATGAAAGGTGAATTAGTTCATATGAAATGTTCTGCTCATATCTTGAACTTGATTGTTCAACAAGGATTAGGAGCGATTCAATGTGCCATAGAAACTATATGTGAGAGTGTAGTTTTTTGGATTGGTACTCCAAAAAGAGTTGAAAAGTTTGAAGAGGCTAAGAAAGGATTATCATGTGCAAGCAATAAAAAGTTAGTGCTTGATTGTAAGACAAGGTGGAATTCTACTTATTTGATGCTAACTAGTGCCATTGTTTATAAAGATGTGTTTAGTCGCTTAATACACACtgagaaaaattacaaaagggAACCTAGTGAGCGAGATTGGCTTTTGGCAAAAGTTATGTGTGAGAAATTGAAGTTCTTTTACCATGTCACTGAGATGTTTTCTGGGACCAAATATCCTACTACTAATCTATTCTTCTCTAAGATTTGTGATATTTGGTTGTTGCTTAAGGAGTGCCTTAAGTCTTCATATGATGAGATTAGGATAATGGCATCAAATATGATGGATAAATTTGAGCAGTATTAG